Genomic window (Drosophila sulfurigaster albostrigata strain 15112-1811.04 chromosome 2R, ASM2355843v2, whole genome shotgun sequence):
GCGTTCTCGCTCGCACTTTTTTGGTGGGGGAATTGCCAGAGATGCGACTGGCAAAACCTATTGAGTTTGAGACttgagacagcaacaacaacaaaaataggAGGGCAAATATTCATCATCATTCACATGAATGGTGGGTGGgggacacaaacacacacactcgcacaatACACAAAAACGAGTTTTgtcaaaatattgtttttgctttttttcatttttgcattaCACAAAAACGCAAACAAGCACACAAAACTCATCTCTCaaaagaaagaacaacaaaagcgaatgGTGAAATTGGTGCAagtgttgcttcttcttctttttcacaTAAAACACACATTCGGCACATTTGAAAAACTGACggaaattatttgttttgtaccTTTTTTATGCAAGAATTACATAGTCTTCTTGATCCACACACTTGTTTTATGCAATTCTCTGTTATTAGCACACACGAAACACCAAGGAACAAATAAACAACGCGCGCAgagttttttgatttttgcgtCAATCAACGGTAACGGTAAACTCGAAAAAAACGAAGAGCGATTCCGCATGATCGACCGCACGCTTCAACAACGAATCTCACAATATCACTACAAATGTTGCAGAACAATGTTGTGCCAGCAACATTGCAACATGTTGAACGTCGATTTAGTCAATTTACTAACACTGACTGTCTATGTTACAGCGCTGTTGTGCTCCCATGGTGCTGTTAACTGCAGTCAGCTTGGCGGTTAAACTTCAAATTGCATTGTtggtaaaatgaaaatgtatttatttaaagttaagtATGATAATAATTGCCTTTTTGTCTTAGCAAAGGTGGTAGATAACTCTTTAACAGACCACCCAAAATTAGAAATGTTATAAAACGTACACAATTAGTTTAAATATGACAACAATATGAATAAAGAGTTTTAAGATTTGTTTTCGTTCATCTGTCGACGATGCTCCATTTGGAGCTCAAAGCGACGATTCGAACGAACGCCACGGATTAGATCGCTTCGGTTCTCCTTGGTTGTGCGACCCTTGAACATTTCCATATGCCGCTTGCGACGTTCttccaatttatttttcacaattgCTGAAGCAGCCATTGCAGGCTTTTTAGCAGCGCTGCTTGGAACAACGCTAGTAGCTGCTTTTGTGATGATCTTGGGCTTTGTGGCCGCCGGTTTGGTCAACAAAGGCAAGCGAGATGATGTCACCACTTGTTGTGGCTGTACAACCATAATATTGCGTGGCGTGGGCAGCTTCCTTTTCCTCTCCGCTTCCTCAGGCTTCATTGGCGTCATCAACGTGCCGATATTCTTTATAGCTTTTGGACGTGCTTCTTCTGAGGTCAATTTGCTGCTATTTGTTGGCAACTTCTTGGCTGAAGAGTTGCCTGGTATTAGCTTCTTGGCCGAGGATGTCAGCTCCTTGGCACGCACCGCCTTGCGCTCAATGTGATCCACCAGAGACTCCATTTTGCTAAAGTGCTTCTGATGTATGGCCGCAAAATTGGGCAATTTAGTGCGCGCTTTCAATTTAACAGGCATCGGCGATGGTGCCTTGGTTACGCCATAGAACTCtatgaatgaaaattgtgTTAGATCAAGAAAATTAGGAGAGTATTCTTGAGATGCTTACTTGGCAGGGGAATCTTACTGTTGTTAATAGGAGCGTCCACAGACTTAGAGCGTTTGCGGCGCCGTGTGACATCTAGAAGAAAAGAGGGAAGCggttaaaaatgttttataattaaagcTAAAAATGTTTCACTTACGACTGAAATTGGCTTCCTCCCAGCGCTTGTCAATGTCGCTGACTGTGGACACTTCGATGGGACTGTAAAAGGAGACAGTTTTTGTCTGCTCATGTGTTAGATCACAGACAGACTTGGAACGTCTGCTGCTGCGAGAAGCGTCTGCATTCAAGATCTTTTTCTTGATGGTGCTCTTCACATCGGTGAAATTAAGATTCATCTTTGATGTGGACTTGAATGGTGTGGGAAACTTGTATGCCTTCGACTTGCTGCTCTTCGGTGTACCCATCGGCTTCAAGATCGTTGTGTTCTCATCATTCTCATCGGTCAAAACCACTTTAATGCCAACCTCTGGCGACATTTGTAACGTGGGCATTTCAATATCCAAGAACTGCGAGTGTGGCAACTCATCAGGTTGTTTTTCTGGTGATTCTTCGATCTCGAAGGTTCTGTTTTGCTCCTCGGCAGGATCTTCATCGTCGAGCACAATTAACGAAGGCATTTCCTCGACATCATCATCGTCCCGCTTGACGACCTCATCTTGTTTTTTCAGTGGAGACAAACCCAGATCATTCATGACCTCCGCAGTAACTCCAGCGGGCAGAACTTCCAGGGATTGATCGAGGCAGACTTCATGAACAGTTGAAGGCATTACAATTACTTCAGCTGTATGAACAGTTAAAGTTTCTGCTGCTTCGAGAGCAGTTGAAGCTTTTTCTTCACCTGCAACTTCATCTGTTCCTTCATCTTCGGGGAAAGTCTCTAGTACAGCTTCGGTGACAGCTTCAGGTTTTTTCTTCCACTTCAACTTCAGGAACAATTACAGCTGTTTCTTCTTCCTCAACTTCGATCACTTCAACTTCAGGAACAATTGCAGCTGTTTCTTCTTCCTCAACTTCGATAACATTTGCAGCTTTGACTACCACTTCAGCTTCTATTTCCAAAGTTGCATCTTtagatgctgctgttgtcgcatTGGATTGCTTCTTAGCTGATGGCACCAGCTCAACAGTAGGTTCCTCGATTTCCTCCTTCTCTTCGATAACAGTTGCAGCTTTGACTGCCTCTTCAGCTTCTATTTCCAAAGTTGCATCTGCAACTTTAGATGCAGCTTTTGTTGCACTGGATTGCTTCTTAGCTGATGGCACCAACTCAGCAGTAGGTACCTCGATTTCCTCCTTTTCCTTATCCTCTGCATTATCTTCATCAGCAGCTTCAGTTGCCTGTTCTTCCTCCTGCTgcaattttgctttttttgtttgccgttcgctttgctttgcggcCGCGCTTGCGCGCAGCACGACCAACTTCGGCAGCTTGCCACTTGTGGGTCTCCTcctcagcagcagcctcaGTTTCGACATCAGCATCGATAactgttttattgttgttatcctTGCGTGCTGAAcgcattaaattattttcgataATGTCCTCATAGTCCATGGGAGGACGAACGCTTTTGCGCGCACTGCGCCGTGGCGTCTCGCTGAGCAGCCGCATTGATGTTGATGCATTTGGCGTTTTCGGTTGCAGCTCCTCATCGCAGGATTTCAAACGCGTAGCTCGGCGTGTGTGCTTTGCCACTGGCGTATTGGTAAGCGACTCCTGTGGACAGGCGTCCTTTTCGGTTGCTGTAGCCAATAATTGTTATTAGTTAACAGCACACATTTCTTTGCACGCATTATTTACCTGACTTCACTTCCATTTTTAACTTGAGTTTGTGTAATTTTAGAGCGtctttttatctttttttttcttcgttgcgtttaaaatttactttaaaactGCGGGAATGTTAATTAACATGCGTCATTCTAGAATTAGAGAATCATCGATAACACTATCGATGCAACGATTTTGTTAAACTTCGATATTTTATGGCATAGCTATGGTTATTAAGCTAAATAGATGaattattagttttaatgAATTAAGACTTATTTTCCTTAAAAAAGAGCTTTATTAAgatgttttatttaacaactgtgtggaaaacaaaaaatttaaagataatATACACCAAAGTACAGAAAtaacattttggtatatttcaatggCGCGTCACTTTAAAAATCTTGTAATTGTATATTAAGAAAGATAACAAAATGGACGGAGTAAAAGGTTTTTTCTTACCATTAAGTCAGCTTATTCTCCTACTGATCAGATTTCCGTCAAGAAACAGTGACTTTCGGAAAATTGGAAACCAAAGAGACTACGTTCCATTAAGCATCGATGCTGACGTTTATATACTCgataatattaacaacaaatgCTCAAAGTAATATCGAAAAATCAGTTATCGTTCGATATTTTTTCTcgatttattgaaaaattcaaatttgaaaaaaacaatactaTACAAAATGCTAAACCATTTGAAATAATGATAGATAAATGACAATGGCATCAAAGACTAGTAAGTCAAATAtacattcaaatgaaaatatgaattaatggCATCATGTATTTGTTTGTGGCACATGAAATTAGCACTCATCATTCGGCACCGAGGTTGAGCTCTGTCTGCTTAAAGCCAGTTGATAGGCCACCTCAAAAGCTTGGCCCAACGTCAGAATTATCTCATTAGCCAATTCCTGCAATTCAGatgattataaataatattcttattGTATATTAGAATGAATAACAAACCAAATTGTCGACCATAAAGACATGGCA
Coding sequences:
- the LOC133837280 gene encoding neurofilament heavy polypeptide, with the translated sequence MLMSKLRLLLRRRPTSGKLPKLVVLRASAAAKQSERQTKKAKLQQEEEQATEAADEDNAEDKEKEEIEVPTAELVPSAKKQSSATKAASKVADATLEIEAEEAVKAATVIEEKEEIEEPTVELVPSAKKQSNATTAASKDATLEIEAEVVVKAANVIEVEEEETAAIVPEVEWKKKPEAVTEAVLETFPEDEGTDEVAGEEKASTALEAAETLTVHTAEVIVMPSTVHEVCLDQSLEVLPAGVTAEVMNDLGLSPLKKQDEVVKRDDDDVEEMPSLIVLDDEDPAEEQNRTFEIEESPEKQPDELPHSQFLDIEMPTLQMSPEVGIKVVLTDENDENTTILKPMGTPKSSKSKAYKFPTPFKSTSKMNLNFTDVKSTIKKKILNADASRSSRRSKSVCDLTHEQTKTVSFYSPIEVSTVSDIDKRWEEANFSHVTRRRKRSKSVDAPINNSKIPLPKFYGVTKAPSPMPVKLKARTKLPNFAAIHQKHFSKMESLVDHIERKAVRAKELTSSAKKLIPGNSSAKKLPTNSSKLTSEEARPKAIKNIGTLMTPMKPEEAERKRKLPTPRNIMVVQPQQVVTSSRLPLLTKPAATKPKIITKAATSVVPSSAAKKPAMAASAIVKNKLEERRKRHMEMFKGRTTKENRSDLIRGVRSNRRFELQMEHRRQMNENKS